Below is a window of Cytobacillus firmus DNA.
TGTTAAAGGCATTGCATCAGCTTTCAGATCGTGAAAAACAGATCATGGAGCTTAGGTTCGGCCTCGGATCAGGTGAAGAAAAAACTCAAAAGGATGTGGCGGATATGCTGGGAATTTCCCAGTCCTATATTTCACGCCTGGAAAAAAGAATAATAAAAAGACTTAAAAAAGAATTTAATAAGATGGTTTAGAAGTTTAAAGCCCGGAATATTTTTTACAAAATTTTGCAAGGTGAAAACCTAGTGTTAATGATGCTTTGACCATTTCCCCATCCGGAAGCCCGATTAGCCGGTGCATATTTTTCCTTTCCAAGGAGATACTGTTTTTTGTACAGCAGCTCCTGTGAGGAGGGAAATGGATTGACTCGAAATAAAGTAGAAATTTGCGGTGTTGATACTTCAAAGCTTCCAGTTTTAAAAAACGAAGAAATGAGAGAGCTCTTCAAGCAAATGCATAAGGGGGATATAACCGCACGGGAAAAACTCGTCAACGGCAATTTGCGCCTCGTATTGAGTGTGATTCAGCGTTTTAACAACAGAGGCGAATTTGTTGATGACCTTTTCCAGGTCGGCTGTATCGGTCTGATGAAATCTATTGATAATTTTGATTTAAGTCAAAACGTTAAGTTTTCCACCTATGCCGTTCCGATGATTATTGGAGAAATACGCAGGTATCTGCGTGATAATAATCCGATCCGTGTTTCTCGTTCTTTAAGGGACATTGCTTATAAAGCTCTGCAAGTAAGGGAACGCCTCATGAGTAAAACATCCAGGGAACCTACGGCTGAAGAAATAGCTAAAGAGCTGGATGTGCCTCATGAAGAAATCGTTTTTGCATTGGATGCCATCCAAGATCCTGTTTCCTTATTTGAGCCGATTTATAATGATGGCGGGGATCCAATTTATGTGATGGATCAGCTTAGCGATGAACGGAACAAAGATATTCAATGGATTGAGGAAATAGCGCTCAAAGAGGGAATGAGAAGACTGAATGAACGGGAAAAACTGATTCTCAGAAAACGCTTCTTCCAGGGCAAGACTCAAATGGAAGTGGCAGAGGAAATCGGCATTTCCCAGGCACAAGTTTCAAGGCTTGAAAAAGCGGCCATCAAACAAATGAATAAAAATATTCAAAGCTAGCAGCCAATTTGGCTGCTTTTTATATTTACTGAACATTTTTCTTGTAGAAGCAAACATATATTAAATAAGAACATAAATTGGGAGTGAAGTGTCGATGGTGAAAATATCTGAATTTCAAATGAAGGATGTTGTAAATGTAGCTGACGGCAAAAAGCTTGGAAATATTGGGGATATAGATATTAATATTAATACAGGAAAAATTGAAGCGGTCATTATCGGAGGAGCGGGGAAAGTATTAGGCTTCTTTGGCAGAGACGCAGATATTGTCATTCCCTGGAAAAATATCATAAAAATCGGTGAAGATGTCATACTTGTCCGCTATCAGGATGCGATTGAGCCGAAATATATAGAGGATGAAGCCTAAGAGTTGTTAATGGTGTCATCACTGCCTGCCTTGTGGTAAACTATAGAAAAATAAAATGGGGTTAATCGCATGGAACCATTTTCTTTAAAAAGGGAAGAGTATTTTGTCATAAAAAAGTGGGCGGATCGTTTTCCTAATATAATGGCTGGTTTTACAACAAAAAATGGCGGCTTCAGCCGCAATCAATATGAAACTCTAAATGCAGGATTACATGTAAATGACAGCTATGAAGCAGTCAGCCAAAATCGGCAGCATGTGGCTGACTTGCTTGGCTTTTCAATTGAAAATTGGGTTGGCGCTGAACAAACACATGATGTAAATATAAAAAAAGTTACTGAAAATGATAAAGGAAAAGGTGCTCTTGTTTATGAGGATTCCTTTTCAGGTACCGACGGCTTTTTCACATATTCTAAAAATGTCCTGATGACCCTATGTTATGCCGATTGTGTGCCCCTTTATTTCCTGCATGAAAAGACAGGAGCCATAGGCATTGCCCACGCCGGCTGGAAAGGCACTGTTGGCGGGATTGGCAGGAATATGGCTGAACTGTTTGCAGGTGAAGGCATAGACTTAAGAGAGGTCCAAGCCGTGATTGGCCCTTCCATTTGCGGAAACTGTTATATTGTTGATGATCGTGTTATTTCAAAAGTGCAAAAAATACTAGAAGATGTCGATATAAAGCCATATAATCAAATTAGTGACAATCAATTCCAGCTTGACCTAAAAGAACTAAATAGGAAAATCCTTTTAAACTCAGGGATTCCACATGAAAATATCATAATGACTGATTTTTGCACAAGCTGTCATGCAGACTATTTTTTCTCCCACCGAAGAGATAGGGGGAATACCGGCAGGATGATGAGTTTTATTGGCTGGAAGGAGGAAGCAGGGAACTAAATGAGAGTAGAGGAAAATTTAAATCAAATAGAGACTGCCATCCACGAAGCGTGCATAAAGGCGAACCGCAAGCGGGAAGAAATTACCGTAATTGCTGTTACTAAGTACGTTTCAGCGGAAAGGGCACAGGAAGCCTTTGAAGCAGGTATTCATCATTTAGGTGAAAACAGGGATGAAGGACTTCTTGCTAAATGGGAAGTTTTAGAGGACAGGCCAACCTGGCATTTTATCGGAACACTGCAAACGCGCAAAGTAAAAAATATTATAGATAAAGTTGACTATATTCATTCACTGGACAGGCTATCCCTTGCGAAGGAAATCGACAAGCGGGCGGATCGAAAGATAAATTGCTTTGTACAGGTCAATGTCTCAGGCGAAGCGTCGAAACAGGGAATAAATCCTGAAGAGGCAGGTGACTTTATTTCAAGCCTGGCTGATTATAAAAATCTCAATATCATTGGCCTGATGACAATGGCGCCACATACATCAGACAAGGATTTGCTGCGTGCCTGTTTCCGGAAGCTCAAGGACCTTCAAAAACAGGTTAAAGATCAGGGATTTGATTTTGCTCCTTGCACTGAGCTTTCAATGGGCATGTCCAATGATTTTTCCCTGGCAATTGAAGAAGGTGCCACAATGGTTAGGATTGGGACAGCTTTAGTAGGTCAAGAGGGTCAGGAGGTTTAATAAAATGAGTATAAAATCAAAATTTAAAACATTTTTCTTCCTGGATGATGAATATGACTATAAGGAAGAGGAAATCATCGAAGAAGAAAGAGAGCCGGTGAAGCAGGTGCAGAAACAGCAGCAGCCAGTTCAAAAACAGAACATTGTCAGCCTTCAAAGTGTGCAGAAATCTTCTAAAGTAGTTCTTGTTGAACCGCGGGTATACGCAGAAGCGCAGGATATTGCGGATCAGCTGAAGAACAGAAGAGCTGTTGTAGTCAATCTGCAGAGAATAGAAAAAGATCAGGCAAAGCGCATTGTTGACTTCCTAAGCGGAACCGTTTATGCCATCGGCGGAGACATTCAGAAGATTGGTACTGATATTTTCTTGTGTACACCTGACAATGTTGAAGTATCCGGGAACATCTCTCAGCTGATGAAAGAACAAGAATTAGAAAATACGAGGTGGTAGCACTTAATGGAATTAGTATTTGGAATATTGTCATCTGCAATTTATTATTACTCATGGGCACTGATTATTTATATTCTGCTGTCCTGGTTCCCTAATGCAAGGGAATCGGCTTTTGGCCAATTTCTGGCAAGGATCTGTGAACCGTACCTTGAGCCTTTCCGCAAAATCATTCCGCCGCTTGGAATGATTGATATTTCTCCGATTGTGGCTATCTTAGTTTTGCGATTTGCCACAGGAGGCTTGCAGCAGCTTTTTTATTGGATTTCATAAGACTGACAAAACTGGGCTATCAAAATGGCCCTTTTTTATTTGTGTAAAAGGAGGCCCGCAAAAATTTGTCTATTTATCAGCACTTCCGGCCGGAAGAAAGAGAATTTATTGACCAGGTCCTTAACTGGAAAAATCTTGTGGAAAATACATATGCACCAAAGCTTACTGATTTTCTTGATCCAAGGGAGCAGCAAATCCTAAAAAGCATCATAGGACAGGATTCGGGAATCTTATTTGCTTTATTTGGCGGAACAACAGGTGCTGAGAGAAAGAGAGCACTGATATTTCCGGATTATTATGAAAGCGATGAAGAAGATTTTAAAATTCGGCTGTTTGAATTGGACTATCCAAAGAAGTTTGTTACCATTGAACACCCGCAAGTCCTCGGCAGCCTGATGTCACTGGGACTAAAAAGAGGAAAGTTTGGTGATATCCTATTTGAAGAGGACAGAATCCAGTTTTTTGCAGCTCAAGAAATTGAAGAGTACATCAGCCTGCAGCTGCAGTCCATTGGCAGAGCGACAGTATCTTTGAAAAAACAGCCTTTTTCTCAGGCGATTCAATCATCAGAAGTGTGGAAAGAAAGCTCCATCACTTCTTCATCCCTGAGGTTGGACACAGTCATCTCAGCCATCTACAACATCTCAAGACAGAAATCCCAGCTCTATATCCAACAGGGGCTCGTTAAAGTCAATTGGACACAAATTGAAAACCCCTCATTTGAATGTCAGCAATGCGACATCATCTCAGTCAGGGGCCAAGGCCGATCCAAAATCATAGAAATAGATGGGAAAACAAAAAAGGACAAATGGAGAATAATTGCCGGAAGGCAGAGGTAGTAAAGCAGGAGAGGGTTTTAACAAGCCTATATTGAGACTGTTTTTTTAGTTTATTGTTAAAATGCAACATATGGTTAATCTGCTGAGCAGATCCTCGCTATGGGCACTTGATCCTCGTAATGCTGAAGCATTTCCTTCGTGCGGTTTTCATTCGAGGAAGCTTATTCAATGTCCTGCGGGAGCCAGCGCGACAGGTGAGACTCCACAGGTGCAAAGTGCCGAGGAGGCTCACCGCCCGCCCCGCGGAAAGTAAGTGTCCGCAGTGGAAATCAACGGGCAACATTTAAGAGCCAAAAATAATTAATAGAGAGTTAAAAGAATTAATTTTATTTGAAGGATTTTGAAACAACCTGTCGAATAAATAATCAAAAGACAGCGGAGTCTGCTATAATTAAATAGAACCAGCAGGCTCAAACAAATGTACATAAGATCAACAGACCTGGGAGGTGGCACTAATGCCATTAACACCGTTAGATATTCATAACAAGGAATTCAGCAAAGGATTCCGAGGTTATGACGAAGATGAAGTGAACGAATTCCTCGACCAAATCATAAAAGACTATGAAATCCTGATCAGGGAAAAAAAAGAGCTAGAAGAAAAGCTCAATGAAACGAATGACCGCATTGGCCACTTTACCACAATTGAAGAAACACTTAATAAATCTATTGTGGTTGCACAGGAAGCAGCAGAAGAAGTCAAACGCAATGCTCACAAAGAAGCAAAGCTTATCATTAAAGAAGCTGAAAAAAATGCTGACAGGATAGTGAATGAATCCCTATCCAAAGCAAGAAAAATCGCATTGGATATTGAGGATTTAAAGAAACAGTCCAAGGTATTCCGAACACGCTTCAAAATGCTTGTTGAAGCACAGCTTGATATGCTGAATAACGATGATTGGGATCACTTAATGGAATATAAGCTGGACTCCACTGAACTCAAATCATTAAGAGAAGAAGAAGAATCACTGGCTTGACGAAAGCTGGAAATATCGCATATAATTTTAAAACAAAGTAAATACAATGTTTATCAACAATGAGAGGGACAGTACAGTCTTTTCAAATAGCTTATGTTCAGAGCGGCATACTCACTCTGTAAGCGAGCCGGGGATGGTGGAAGCCCGGGTATAAGCAAAAGCTGGAAAATCACCCTTGAGTTCCTTGCCGAACGTTAAGCAATCAGTAGGCCAAGGCGGATCATTCACGTTAAGAATGCTTTGAGCGGATGAAATTTCATTATATTTCATCTACAAGGGTGGTACCGCGGGAGAATAAAACCTTCTCGTCCCTTTTTGGGATGAGAGGGTTTTTTGTATTTTCCCGAGGTTTTTCTAAGCTCTCATTGGCTATCATGGTATTTAATGAGTTACAAACAGGAGGAAAAGGAATGGATTACAAAGATAGTTTATTAATGCCAAAAACTGAATTCCCAATGCGCGGCAATCTTCCAAAGCGCGAACCTGAAATCCAGGAGAAATGGGAAGAGATGAACATTTATGAAAAGGTCCAGGAACGGACAAAAGGCCGTCCGATGTTTGTTCTGCATGATGGCCCTCCATATGCAAATGGCGACATCCACATCGGCCATGCGCTGAACAAGATCTTAAAGGATTTTATCGTCCGCTCTAAGTCGATGACTGGCTATAATGCTCCTTATGTTCCTGGCTGGGATACACATGGTCTGCCAATTGAGCAGGCGCTGACAAACAAAGGCGTAAAGCGTAAAGAAATGAGTGTTGCTGAGTTCCGCGAGCTATGTGAAGAATACGCATATGAGCAGATCGACAGCCAGCGCGGACAATTTAAACGCTTAGGTGTCCGCGGTGATTGGGAGAACCCATACATCACACTTAAGCCGGAATATGAAGCCCAGCAAATTAAGGTTTTTGGGGAGATGGCAAAAAAAGGCTATATCTATAAAGGCAAAAAGCCTGTTTATTGGTCTCCGTCATCTGAATCAGCTTTGGCAGAGGCGGAAATTGAATATAAAGACAAACGTTCGCCATCCATTTATGTTGCATTTAAAGTAAAAGATGGCAAAGAAG
It encodes the following:
- the sigG gene encoding RNA polymerase sporulation sigma factor SigG → MTRNKVEICGVDTSKLPVLKNEEMRELFKQMHKGDITAREKLVNGNLRLVLSVIQRFNNRGEFVDDLFQVGCIGLMKSIDNFDLSQNVKFSTYAVPMIIGEIRRYLRDNNPIRVSRSLRDIAYKALQVRERLMSKTSREPTAEEIAKELDVPHEEIVFALDAIQDPVSLFEPIYNDGGDPIYVMDQLSDERNKDIQWIEEIALKEGMRRLNEREKLILRKRFFQGKTQMEVAEEIGISQAQVSRLEKAAIKQMNKNIQS
- a CDS encoding YlmC/YmxH family sporulation protein, producing the protein MVKISEFQMKDVVNVADGKKLGNIGDIDININTGKIEAVIIGGAGKVLGFFGRDADIVIPWKNIIKIGEDVILVRYQDAIEPKYIEDEA
- the pgeF gene encoding peptidoglycan editing factor PgeF, translated to MEPFSLKREEYFVIKKWADRFPNIMAGFTTKNGGFSRNQYETLNAGLHVNDSYEAVSQNRQHVADLLGFSIENWVGAEQTHDVNIKKVTENDKGKGALVYEDSFSGTDGFFTYSKNVLMTLCYADCVPLYFLHEKTGAIGIAHAGWKGTVGGIGRNMAELFAGEGIDLREVQAVIGPSICGNCYIVDDRVISKVQKILEDVDIKPYNQISDNQFQLDLKELNRKILLNSGIPHENIIMTDFCTSCHADYFFSHRRDRGNTGRMMSFIGWKEEAGN
- a CDS encoding YggS family pyridoxal phosphate-dependent enzyme; its protein translation is MRVEENLNQIETAIHEACIKANRKREEITVIAVTKYVSAERAQEAFEAGIHHLGENRDEGLLAKWEVLEDRPTWHFIGTLQTRKVKNIIDKVDYIHSLDRLSLAKEIDKRADRKINCFVQVNVSGEASKQGINPEEAGDFISSLADYKNLNIIGLMTMAPHTSDKDLLRACFRKLKDLQKQVKDQGFDFAPCTELSMGMSNDFSLAIEEGATMVRIGTALVGQEGQEV
- a CDS encoding cell division protein SepF, which translates into the protein MSIKSKFKTFFFLDDEYDYKEEEIIEEEREPVKQVQKQQQPVQKQNIVSLQSVQKSSKVVLVEPRVYAEAQDIADQLKNRRAVVVNLQRIEKDQAKRIVDFLSGTVYAIGGDIQKIGTDIFLCTPDNVEVSGNISQLMKEQELENTRW
- a CDS encoding YggT family protein — its product is MELVFGILSSAIYYYSWALIIYILLSWFPNARESAFGQFLARICEPYLEPFRKIIPPLGMIDISPIVAILVLRFATGGLQQLFYWIS
- a CDS encoding RNA-binding protein; its protein translation is MSIYQHFRPEEREFIDQVLNWKNLVENTYAPKLTDFLDPREQQILKSIIGQDSGILFALFGGTTGAERKRALIFPDYYESDEEDFKIRLFELDYPKKFVTIEHPQVLGSLMSLGLKRGKFGDILFEEDRIQFFAAQEIEEYISLQLQSIGRATVSLKKQPFSQAIQSSEVWKESSITSSSLRLDTVISAIYNISRQKSQLYIQQGLVKVNWTQIENPSFECQQCDIISVRGQGRSKIIEIDGKTKKDKWRIIAGRQR
- a CDS encoding DivIVA domain-containing protein; the protein is MPLTPLDIHNKEFSKGFRGYDEDEVNEFLDQIIKDYEILIREKKELEEKLNETNDRIGHFTTIEETLNKSIVVAQEAAEEVKRNAHKEAKLIIKEAEKNADRIVNESLSKARKIALDIEDLKKQSKVFRTRFKMLVEAQLDMLNNDDWDHLMEYKLDSTELKSLREEEESLA